In a single window of the Silurus meridionalis isolate SWU-2019-XX chromosome 8, ASM1480568v1, whole genome shotgun sequence genome:
- the slc22a15 gene encoding solute carrier family 22 member 15 isoform X3 codes for MDLEEAFQLVGEFGGHQKRMVAVLVLLQIYMACQCMFIVLIGAVPEYQMEAVTQRGGDSTQTVTFKEDVSSIVTEWYLVKEEAYKVSLAGSLFFVGVLVGNVLFGPMSDKIGRKPIFLISLFLELLLAYGSALAPNYELFALSRMMVGMMNGGMALVCFILSQEYVGKAYWALTGTITNMTFAVGIALFALIGYYIRSWRNLATAVNCPGVLLFFFCIMLPESPRWLYSQGRTAQAEKVLQDFARRNGKGSVILKLRKTPGTTGSGTSGAGLLQLVSHRVLRCRTVVLMYVWYACSLVYYGLTMNASDDKGNLYLTVAMYGLVELPAYPLCIYFINKAWSGRRKSLASFLILAGLCCLLSVVVPVQSGSVISGSSFALLGKLMVSAAFNIVYVYTSELYPTVIRNAGLGVCSMSCRVGGILAPFVPSMKVLNASMPFMVFCLTGVSAGAMGLLLPETFNKPVAETLEELSAPAYQRILDTQVHLLADEHLSKRRGSESE; via the exons ATGGATCTGGAAGAAGCATTTCAGCTGGTCGGAGAGTTTGGAGGACACCAGAAAAGgatggttgctgtgttggtactGCTGCAG ATCTACATGGCCTGTCAGTGCATGTTTATCGTTTTGATCGGTGCCGTTCCTGAGTACCAGATGGAGGCCGTGACACAGCGAGGAGGAGATTCCACACAAACTGTGACCTTCAAGGAAGACGTCAGCTCCATCGTGACGGAG TGGTACCTGGTCAAAGAGGAGGCGTACAAAGTGAGCCTGGCAGGATCGCTGTTTTTTGTTGGCGTGCTCGTGGGGAACGTGCTGTTCGGACCCATGTCTGATAAAATCGGCAGGAAACCCATCTTCCTCATCA gTCTGTTTTTGGAGTTGCTGTTGGCCTATGGCAGTGCTCTGGCCCCCAATTACGAGCTCTTTGCTCTGTCACGAATGATGGTGGGAATGATGAACGGAGGGATGGCGCTGGTCTGCTTTATTCTCTCGCAGGAGTACGTGGGTAAAGCCTACTGGGCTCTGACAG GCACAATAACCAATATGACCTTTGCAGTGGGCATCGCTCTGTTTGCTCTTATCGGCTACTACATCAGGTCCTGGAGAAACCTGGCTACGGCTGTTAACTGCCCCGGCgtgctgctcttttttttctgcat CATGCTGCCCGAGTCTCCACGCTGGCTGTACTCTCAGGGTCGCACGGCACAGGCAGAGAAAGTGCTGCAGGATTTTGCTCGCCGGAATGGAAAAGGAAGTGTGATTTTGAAGCTGCGGAAAACTCCAGGCACAACGGGCTCAGGGACGTCCGGTGCAGGACTGCTGCAGCTG GTCAGCCATCGTGTGCTGCGCTGCAGGACTGTCGTCCTCATGTATGTCTG gtatGCGTGCAGTCTGGTGTATTATGGACTGACGATGAATGCAAGTGATGATAAAGGAAACCTATATCTCACTGTAGCCATGTACGGCCTGGTGGAGCTGCCAGCTTACCCACTGTGCATATACTTCATAAATAAGGCCTG GTCAGGGAGACGAAAATCTTTAGCGAGTTTTCTTATCCTCGCCGGCCTGTGCTGTCTTCTCTCAGTGGTGGTGCCTGTTCAATCTG gtTCAGTGATCAGTGGCAGCTCTTTTGCTCTGTTGGGAAAACTGATGGTCAGTGCTGCTTTCAACATTGTCTATGTGTACACATCAGAACTTTATCCCACTGTTATCag gAACGCAGGGCTTGGTGTGTGCTCCATGTCTTGTAGGGTTGGAGGAATTTTAGCTCCTTTTGTGCCCAGTATG AAAGTGCTGAATGCATCAATGCCATTCATGGTGTTCTGCCTGACGGGTGTGTCGGCCGGAGCCATGGGACTCCTTCTCCCCGAAACCTTTAACAAGCCAGTGGCAGAGACGCTGGAGGAGCTCTCCGCCCCGGCTTACCAGCGAATCCTGGACACGCAG GTTCATCTGCTGGCGGATGAGCACTTGTCAAAACGCAGAGGATCTGAAAGTGAATGa
- the slc22a15 gene encoding solute carrier family 22 member 15 isoform X5 — MDLEEAFQLVGEFGGHQKRMVAVLVLLQIYMACQCMFIVLIGAVPEYQMEAVTQRGGDSTQTVTFKEDVSSIVTEWYLVKEEAYKVSLAGSLFFVGVLVGNVLFGPMSDKIGRKPIFLISLFLELLLAYGSALAPNYELFALSRMMVGMMNGGMALVCFILSQEYVGKAYWALTGTITNMTFAVGIALFALIGYYIRSWRNLATAVNCPGVLLFFFCIMLPESPRWLYSQGRTAQAEKVLQDFARRNGKGSVILKLRKTPGTTGSGTSGAGLLQLVSHRVLRCRTVVLMYVWSGRRKSLASFLILAGLCCLLSVVVPVQSGSVISGSSFALLGKLMVSAAFNIVYVYTSELYPTVIRNAGLGVCSMSCRVGGILAPFVPSMKVLNASMPFMVFCLTGVSAGAMGLLLPETFNKPVAETLEELSAPAYQRILDTQVHLLADEHLSKRRGSEMPSLNIAPKGSSETALQQMRT, encoded by the exons ATGGATCTGGAAGAAGCATTTCAGCTGGTCGGAGAGTTTGGAGGACACCAGAAAAGgatggttgctgtgttggtactGCTGCAG ATCTACATGGCCTGTCAGTGCATGTTTATCGTTTTGATCGGTGCCGTTCCTGAGTACCAGATGGAGGCCGTGACACAGCGAGGAGGAGATTCCACACAAACTGTGACCTTCAAGGAAGACGTCAGCTCCATCGTGACGGAG TGGTACCTGGTCAAAGAGGAGGCGTACAAAGTGAGCCTGGCAGGATCGCTGTTTTTTGTTGGCGTGCTCGTGGGGAACGTGCTGTTCGGACCCATGTCTGATAAAATCGGCAGGAAACCCATCTTCCTCATCA gTCTGTTTTTGGAGTTGCTGTTGGCCTATGGCAGTGCTCTGGCCCCCAATTACGAGCTCTTTGCTCTGTCACGAATGATGGTGGGAATGATGAACGGAGGGATGGCGCTGGTCTGCTTTATTCTCTCGCAGGAGTACGTGGGTAAAGCCTACTGGGCTCTGACAG GCACAATAACCAATATGACCTTTGCAGTGGGCATCGCTCTGTTTGCTCTTATCGGCTACTACATCAGGTCCTGGAGAAACCTGGCTACGGCTGTTAACTGCCCCGGCgtgctgctcttttttttctgcat CATGCTGCCCGAGTCTCCACGCTGGCTGTACTCTCAGGGTCGCACGGCACAGGCAGAGAAAGTGCTGCAGGATTTTGCTCGCCGGAATGGAAAAGGAAGTGTGATTTTGAAGCTGCGGAAAACTCCAGGCACAACGGGCTCAGGGACGTCCGGTGCAGGACTGCTGCAGCTG GTCAGCCATCGTGTGCTGCGCTGCAGGACTGTCGTCCTCATGTATGTCTG GTCAGGGAGACGAAAATCTTTAGCGAGTTTTCTTATCCTCGCCGGCCTGTGCTGTCTTCTCTCAGTGGTGGTGCCTGTTCAATCTG gtTCAGTGATCAGTGGCAGCTCTTTTGCTCTGTTGGGAAAACTGATGGTCAGTGCTGCTTTCAACATTGTCTATGTGTACACATCAGAACTTTATCCCACTGTTATCag gAACGCAGGGCTTGGTGTGTGCTCCATGTCTTGTAGGGTTGGAGGAATTTTAGCTCCTTTTGTGCCCAGTATG AAAGTGCTGAATGCATCAATGCCATTCATGGTGTTCTGCCTGACGGGTGTGTCGGCCGGAGCCATGGGACTCCTTCTCCCCGAAACCTTTAACAAGCCAGTGGCAGAGACGCTGGAGGAGCTCTCCGCCCCGGCTTACCAGCGAATCCTGGACACGCAG GTTCATCTGCTGGCGGATGAGCACTTGTCAAAACGCAGAGGATCTGAAA TGCCTTCTCTGAACATAGCACCGAAGGGATCAAGTGAAACTGCACTCCAGCAGATGAGGACATGA
- the slc22a15 gene encoding solute carrier family 22 member 15 isoform X2 yields the protein MDLEEAFQLVGEFGGHQKRMVAVLVLLQIYMACQCMFIVLIGAVPEYQMEAVTQRGGDSTQTVTFKEDVSSIVTEWYLVKEEAYKVSLAGSLFFVGVLVGNVLFGPMSDKIGRKPIFLISLFLELLLAYGSALAPNYELFALSRMMVGMMNGGMALVCFILSQEYVGKAYWALTGTITNMTFAVGIALFALIGYYIRSWRNLATAVNCPGVLLFFFCIMLPESPRWLYSQGRTAQAEKVLQDFARRNGKGSVILKLRKTPGTTGSGTSGAGLLQLVSHRVLRCRTVVLMYVWYACSLVYYGLTMNASDDKGNLYLTVAMYGLVELPAYPLCIYFINKAWSGRRKSLASFLILAGLCCLLSVVVPVQSGSVISGSSFALLGKLMVSAAFNIVYVYTSELYPTVIRNAGLGVCSMSCRVGGILAPFVPSMKVLNASMPFMVFCLTGVSAGAMGLLLPETFNKPVAETLEELSAPAYQRILDTQVHLLADEHLSKRRGSEMPSLNIAPKGSSETALQQMRT from the exons ATGGATCTGGAAGAAGCATTTCAGCTGGTCGGAGAGTTTGGAGGACACCAGAAAAGgatggttgctgtgttggtactGCTGCAG ATCTACATGGCCTGTCAGTGCATGTTTATCGTTTTGATCGGTGCCGTTCCTGAGTACCAGATGGAGGCCGTGACACAGCGAGGAGGAGATTCCACACAAACTGTGACCTTCAAGGAAGACGTCAGCTCCATCGTGACGGAG TGGTACCTGGTCAAAGAGGAGGCGTACAAAGTGAGCCTGGCAGGATCGCTGTTTTTTGTTGGCGTGCTCGTGGGGAACGTGCTGTTCGGACCCATGTCTGATAAAATCGGCAGGAAACCCATCTTCCTCATCA gTCTGTTTTTGGAGTTGCTGTTGGCCTATGGCAGTGCTCTGGCCCCCAATTACGAGCTCTTTGCTCTGTCACGAATGATGGTGGGAATGATGAACGGAGGGATGGCGCTGGTCTGCTTTATTCTCTCGCAGGAGTACGTGGGTAAAGCCTACTGGGCTCTGACAG GCACAATAACCAATATGACCTTTGCAGTGGGCATCGCTCTGTTTGCTCTTATCGGCTACTACATCAGGTCCTGGAGAAACCTGGCTACGGCTGTTAACTGCCCCGGCgtgctgctcttttttttctgcat CATGCTGCCCGAGTCTCCACGCTGGCTGTACTCTCAGGGTCGCACGGCACAGGCAGAGAAAGTGCTGCAGGATTTTGCTCGCCGGAATGGAAAAGGAAGTGTGATTTTGAAGCTGCGGAAAACTCCAGGCACAACGGGCTCAGGGACGTCCGGTGCAGGACTGCTGCAGCTG GTCAGCCATCGTGTGCTGCGCTGCAGGACTGTCGTCCTCATGTATGTCTG gtatGCGTGCAGTCTGGTGTATTATGGACTGACGATGAATGCAAGTGATGATAAAGGAAACCTATATCTCACTGTAGCCATGTACGGCCTGGTGGAGCTGCCAGCTTACCCACTGTGCATATACTTCATAAATAAGGCCTG GTCAGGGAGACGAAAATCTTTAGCGAGTTTTCTTATCCTCGCCGGCCTGTGCTGTCTTCTCTCAGTGGTGGTGCCTGTTCAATCTG gtTCAGTGATCAGTGGCAGCTCTTTTGCTCTGTTGGGAAAACTGATGGTCAGTGCTGCTTTCAACATTGTCTATGTGTACACATCAGAACTTTATCCCACTGTTATCag gAACGCAGGGCTTGGTGTGTGCTCCATGTCTTGTAGGGTTGGAGGAATTTTAGCTCCTTTTGTGCCCAGTATG AAAGTGCTGAATGCATCAATGCCATTCATGGTGTTCTGCCTGACGGGTGTGTCGGCCGGAGCCATGGGACTCCTTCTCCCCGAAACCTTTAACAAGCCAGTGGCAGAGACGCTGGAGGAGCTCTCCGCCCCGGCTTACCAGCGAATCCTGGACACGCAG GTTCATCTGCTGGCGGATGAGCACTTGTCAAAACGCAGAGGATCTGAAA TGCCTTCTCTGAACATAGCACCGAAGGGATCAAGTGAAACTGCACTCCAGCAGATGAGGACATGA
- the slc22a15 gene encoding solute carrier family 22 member 15 isoform X1 — translation MDLEEAFQLVGEFGGHQKRMVAVLVLLQIYMACQCMFIVLIGAVPEYQMEAVTQRGGDSTQTVTFKEDVSSIVTEWYLVKEEAYKVSLAGSLFFVGVLVGNVLFGPMSDKIGRKPIFLISLFLELLLAYGSALAPNYELFALSRMMVGMMNGGMALVCFILSQEYVGKAYWALTGTITNMTFAVGIALFALIGYYIRSWRNLATAVNCPGVLLFFFCIMLPESPRWLYSQGRTAQAEKVLQDFARRNGKGSVILKLRKTPGTTGSGTSGAGLLQLVSHRVLRCRTVVLMYVWYACSLVYYGLTMNASDDKGNLYLTVAMYGLVELPAYPLCIYFINKAWSGRRKSLASFLILAGLCCLLSVVVPVQSGSVISGSSFALLGKLMVSAAFNIVYVYTSELYPTVIRNAGLGVCSMSCRVGGILAPFVPSMKVLNASMPFMVFCLTGVSAGAMGLLLPETFNKPVAETLEELSAPAYQRILDTQVHLLADEHLSKRRGSEMPSLNIAPKGSSETALQQMRT, via the exons ATGGATCTGGAAGAAGCATTTCAGCTGGTCGGAGAGTTTGGAGGACACCAGAAAAGgatggttgctgtgttggtactGCTGCAG ATCTACATGGCCTGTCAGTGCATGTTTATCGTTTTGATCGGTGCCGTTCCTGAGTACCAGATGGAGGCCGTGACACAGCGAGGAGGAGATTCCACACAAACTGTGACCTTCAAGGAAGACGTCAGCTCCATCGTGACGGAG TGGTACCTGGTCAAAGAGGAGGCGTACAAAGTGAGCCTGGCAGGATCGCTGTTTTTTGTTGGCGTGCTCGTGGGGAACGTGCTGTTCGGACCCATGTCTGATAAAATCGGCAGGAAACCCATCTTCCTCATCA gTCTGTTTTTGGAGTTGCTGTTGGCCTATGGCAGTGCTCTGGCCCCCAATTACGAGCTCTTTGCTCTGTCACGAATGATGGTGGGAATGATGAACGGAGGGATGGCGCTGGTCTGCTTTATTCTCTCGCAGGAGTACGTGGGTAAAGCCTACTGGGCTCTGACAG GCACAATAACCAATATGACCTTTGCAGTGGGCATCGCTCTGTTTGCTCTTATCGGCTACTACATCAGGTCCTGGAGAAACCTGGCTACGGCTGTTAACTGCCCCGGCgtgctgctcttttttttctgcat CATGCTGCCCGAGTCTCCACGCTGGCTGTACTCTCAGGGTCGCACGGCACAGGCAGAGAAAGTGCTGCAGGATTTTGCTCGCCGGAATGGAAAAGGAAGTGTGATTTTGAAGCTGCGGAAAACTCCAGGCACAACGGGCTCAGGGACGTCCGGTGCAGGACTGCTGCAGCTGGTCAGCCATCGTGTGCTGCGCTGCAGGACTGTCGTCCTCATGTATGTCTG gtatGCGTGCAGTCTGGTGTATTATGGACTGACGATGAATGCAAGTGATGATAAAGGAAACCTATATCTCACTGTAGCCATGTACGGCCTGGTGGAGCTGCCAGCTTACCCACTGTGCATATACTTCATAAATAAGGCCTG GTCAGGGAGACGAAAATCTTTAGCGAGTTTTCTTATCCTCGCCGGCCTGTGCTGTCTTCTCTCAGTGGTGGTGCCTGTTCAATCTG gtTCAGTGATCAGTGGCAGCTCTTTTGCTCTGTTGGGAAAACTGATGGTCAGTGCTGCTTTCAACATTGTCTATGTGTACACATCAGAACTTTATCCCACTGTTATCag gAACGCAGGGCTTGGTGTGTGCTCCATGTCTTGTAGGGTTGGAGGAATTTTAGCTCCTTTTGTGCCCAGTATG AAAGTGCTGAATGCATCAATGCCATTCATGGTGTTCTGCCTGACGGGTGTGTCGGCCGGAGCCATGGGACTCCTTCTCCCCGAAACCTTTAACAAGCCAGTGGCAGAGACGCTGGAGGAGCTCTCCGCCCCGGCTTACCAGCGAATCCTGGACACGCAG GTTCATCTGCTGGCGGATGAGCACTTGTCAAAACGCAGAGGATCTGAAA TGCCTTCTCTGAACATAGCACCGAAGGGATCAAGTGAAACTGCACTCCAGCAGATGAGGACATGA
- the slc22a15 gene encoding solute carrier family 22 member 15 isoform X4 yields the protein MDLEEAFQLVGEFGGHQKRMVAVLVLLQIYMACQCMFIVLIGAVPEYQMEAVTQRGGDSTQTVTFKEDVSSIVTEWYLVKEEAYKVSLAGSLFFVGVLVGNVLFGPMSDKIGRKPIFLISLFLELLLAYGSALAPNYELFALSRMMVGMMNGGMALVCFILSQEYVGKAYWALTGTITNMTFAVGIALFALIGYYIRSWRNLATAVNCPGVLLFFFCIMLPESPRWLYSQGRTAQAEKVLQDFARRNGKGSVILKLRKTPGTTGSGTSGAGLLQLVSHRVLRCRTVVLMYVWYACSLVYYGLTMNASDDKGNLYLTVAMYGLVELPAYPLCIYFINKAWSGRRKSLASFLILAGLCCLLSVVVPVQSGSVISGSSFALLGKLMVSAAFNIVYVYTSELYPTVIRNAGLGVCSMSCRVGGILAPFVPSMDCKSGYMSYNNVPITPDKSGLTGCFAFLFYCTSGTNDHAMLKILESLP from the exons ATGGATCTGGAAGAAGCATTTCAGCTGGTCGGAGAGTTTGGAGGACACCAGAAAAGgatggttgctgtgttggtactGCTGCAG ATCTACATGGCCTGTCAGTGCATGTTTATCGTTTTGATCGGTGCCGTTCCTGAGTACCAGATGGAGGCCGTGACACAGCGAGGAGGAGATTCCACACAAACTGTGACCTTCAAGGAAGACGTCAGCTCCATCGTGACGGAG TGGTACCTGGTCAAAGAGGAGGCGTACAAAGTGAGCCTGGCAGGATCGCTGTTTTTTGTTGGCGTGCTCGTGGGGAACGTGCTGTTCGGACCCATGTCTGATAAAATCGGCAGGAAACCCATCTTCCTCATCA gTCTGTTTTTGGAGTTGCTGTTGGCCTATGGCAGTGCTCTGGCCCCCAATTACGAGCTCTTTGCTCTGTCACGAATGATGGTGGGAATGATGAACGGAGGGATGGCGCTGGTCTGCTTTATTCTCTCGCAGGAGTACGTGGGTAAAGCCTACTGGGCTCTGACAG GCACAATAACCAATATGACCTTTGCAGTGGGCATCGCTCTGTTTGCTCTTATCGGCTACTACATCAGGTCCTGGAGAAACCTGGCTACGGCTGTTAACTGCCCCGGCgtgctgctcttttttttctgcat CATGCTGCCCGAGTCTCCACGCTGGCTGTACTCTCAGGGTCGCACGGCACAGGCAGAGAAAGTGCTGCAGGATTTTGCTCGCCGGAATGGAAAAGGAAGTGTGATTTTGAAGCTGCGGAAAACTCCAGGCACAACGGGCTCAGGGACGTCCGGTGCAGGACTGCTGCAGCTG GTCAGCCATCGTGTGCTGCGCTGCAGGACTGTCGTCCTCATGTATGTCTG gtatGCGTGCAGTCTGGTGTATTATGGACTGACGATGAATGCAAGTGATGATAAAGGAAACCTATATCTCACTGTAGCCATGTACGGCCTGGTGGAGCTGCCAGCTTACCCACTGTGCATATACTTCATAAATAAGGCCTG GTCAGGGAGACGAAAATCTTTAGCGAGTTTTCTTATCCTCGCCGGCCTGTGCTGTCTTCTCTCAGTGGTGGTGCCTGTTCAATCTG gtTCAGTGATCAGTGGCAGCTCTTTTGCTCTGTTGGGAAAACTGATGGTCAGTGCTGCTTTCAACATTGTCTATGTGTACACATCAGAACTTTATCCCACTGTTATCag gAACGCAGGGCTTGGTGTGTGCTCCATGTCTTGTAGGGTTGGAGGAATTTTAGCTCCTTTTGTGCCCAGTATG GACTGCAAAAGTGGTTATATGAGTTACAATAATGTACCTATCACCCCAGACAAGTCTGGCCTCACTggatgttttgcttttttgttttattgcaccTCTGGCACCAACGATCACGCCATGCTTAAGATCCTTGAGAGTTTGCCATGA
- the kif11 gene encoding LOW QUALITY PROTEIN: kinesin-like protein KIF11 (The sequence of the model RefSeq protein was modified relative to this genomic sequence to represent the inferred CDS: inserted 2 bases in 2 codons) has product MSNIIPASKKEEKGRNIQVVVRCRPFNAVERKSNSHGVVECDLNRKELTVRTGSATDKTSRKMYTFDMVFGPSAKQIDVYKSVVCPILDEVIMGYNCTIFAYGQTGTGKTFTMEGERSPNEEFTWEEDPLAGIIPRTLHQIFEKLTSNGTEFSVKVSLLEIYNEELFDLLSPSPDVTERLQLFDDPRNKRGVIVKGLEEITVHNXNEVYQILERGSAKRKTASTLMNAYSSRSHSVFSVTIHMKEITLDGEELVKIGKLNLVDLAGSENIGRSGAVDKRAREAGNINQSLLTLGRVITALVERGPHVPYRESKLTRILQDSLGGRTKTSIIATVSPASINLEETLSTLDYANRAKNIMNKPEVNQKLTKRTLIKEYTEEIERLKRDLAATREKHGVYLSAENYESMNSKLVSQEEQITEYTERISAVEEELRRVMELFTDSKQKLEQYNEDLQDKSQQLEEVHKDLKETRQRLTQEEFITTQLQTTESQLHGTAGQLLSTAEVSTADVGGLHAKLQRVKAVEQHNVSAQGNFAQRIEQSCSSMQSALQEHSLKHAGMLDHYRHAIAALLGGTGRVFEEATSSVLRSYTAVREAVVEGVDCCKAKLLQQGELTKGNRDAMLQMLDEHKLNLEDVLIAKAMPAIGSIMAVNEGLKQTLHRYNALAGQVEGMKAEMTAFFSSHVEALAVMRETAVQDFTSLQAEHSKLTEQINQASQQHKTRVEHLLRCVQDQMNLLALDTQSDFTGLQEASDAQGAPLETLKNAIKSKCTDAEQESSSVCARLSSCTDRVMKEMNGVAEEGXTSLEESAGYCGLLQSSLESLTDSSLQWCHAARNLTERRAEEQLTLTEESKTLVHELLKRAEERGQATVEECRTCLAPMQQEVEGVLKRVGVQVDEDQAILQQHKEELSTLTMQTLNTVNHFLSNELQQDLPTGTTPKRKEYEYPRVLVPLRSRTELEDEFRAQQEQLMNALSQCEVLTEGEEEEKPVDQDSLEDEVCSSSDSNSTQQSISEENLMCYEEGRVPFFKKKSKKENLNNKSLNRSKVAENETSVTPPRSRLPLRAQNQ; this is encoded by the exons GCCGTTCAATGCAGTGGAGCGGAAGTCCAACTCTCATGGAGTGGTGGAGTGCGACTTGAACAGGAAAGAGTTGACAGTCCGTACTGGAAGCGCCACTGACAAAACTTCCCGGAAAATGTACACCTTTGACATG GTCTTTGGCCCGTCTGCAAAACAGATTGATGTATACAAGAGTGTGGTGTGCCCCATATTGGATGAAGTCATTATGGGATACAACTGTACCATTTTTGC cTATGGGCAAACAGGCACAGGGAAGACCTTCACTATGGAGGGTGAAAGGTCACCTAATGAGGAATTCACCTGGGAGGAG gATCCTCTGGCTGGTATCATTCCTCGTACTCTTCACCAAATCTTCGAAAAGCTGACCAGTAACGGCACAGAGTTCTCAGTGAAGGTTTCCTTGCTAGAGATCTATAATGAGGAGCTGTTTGACCTTCTCAGCCCTTCACCAGATGTCACAGAGAGGCTGCAGCTGTTTGATGACCCCAGGAACAAG AGAGGTGTTATTGTTAAGGGACTGGAGGAAATAACTGTACATA AAAATGAAGTCTACCAGATTCTCGAGAGAGGATCAGCGAAGAGGAAGACTGCTTCCACTCTAATGAATGCATACTCCAG TCGTTCCCACTCAGTGTTTTCAGTCACCATTCACATGAAGGAGATCACTCTTGATGGAGAGGAGCTGGTGAAGATTGGAAAACTGAACCTG GTGGATCTTGCAGGTAGCGAGAACATCGGCCGCTCCGGAGCGGTGGACAAACGTGCACGTGAGGCCGGAAACATTAACCAGTCACTGCTGACGCTGGGCCGTGTGATCACAGCTCTGGTAGAACGCGGCCCTCATGTGCCCTACCGGGAGTCCAAACTCACACGTATCCTCCAGGACTCACTGGGTGGACGCACCAAGACCTCAATCATCGCCACGGTCTCTCCAgcttccatcaacttggag GAGACACTCAGTACACTTGATTATGCTAACAGGGCAAAGAACATCATGAATAAGCCTGAAGTGAACCAGAAACTAACCAAGAGAACCCTAATCAAG GAGTACACCGAGGAGATTGAACGCCTGAAGCGGGATTTGGCTGCCACCCGTGAGAAGCATGGTGTCTATCTCTCAGCTGAGAACTACGA gaGTATGAACAGTAAACTGGTGAGTCAGGAAGAACAGATCACCGAGTACACAGAGAGGATTTCAGCAGTGGAGGAGGAACTTAGAAGG GTGATGGAGCTGTTTACAGACAGTAAACAGAAGCTGGAACAGTACAACGAGGACCTCCAGGACAAGAGCCAGCAATTGGAGGAGGTTCACAAGGACCTGAAGGAGACCAGGCAGAGGCTCACTCAGGAGGAGTTCATCACCACACAGCTGCAGACCACCGAGAGCCAGCTGCACGGCACTGCAGGACAG CTCTTGAGTACGGCAGAGGTGAGCACAGCGGACGTAGGAGGCCTTCATGCTAAGCTGCAGCGGGTGAAGGCTGTGGAGCAGCACAACGTCAGTGCTCAGGGTAACTTTGCTCAGCGCATAGAGCAGAGCTGCAGCAGCATGCAGAGCGCACTGCAGGAACACAGCCTCAAACATGCTGGAATGCTGGATCACTATCGGCATGCCATAG CGGCTCTGTTGGGGGGAACGGGTCGTGTGTTTGAGGAGGCTACGAGCTCAGTGTTGAGATCCTACACTGCTGTCCGAGAGGCTGTGGTGGAAGGAGTGGACTGCTGTAAGGCCAAGCTGCTGCAGCAGGGCGAGCTCACAAAAGGAAACCGAGACGCCATGCTTCAAATGCTG GACGAGCATAAACTTAATCTAGAAGATGTTCTGATTGCAAAAGCGATGCCTGCTATCGGATCGATTATGGCTGTAAACGAAGGGTTGAAGCAGACACTGCATAGATATAATGCTCTGGCTGGACAG GTGGAAGGGATGAAGGCGGAGATGACTGCATTTTTTAGCAGCCACGTAGAGGCGCTGGCAGTCATGCGGGAAACAGCAGTTCAGGACTTCACTTCCCTCCAGGCTGAACACAGTAAACTGACTGAGCAGATCAACCAGGCCAGCCAGCAACACAAAACG CGTGTAGAGCATCTACTTCGCTGTGTTCAGGATCAGATGAATCTCCTGGCCCTGGACACACAGTCTGACTTTACTGGTCTTCAGGAGGCATCAGATGCACAGGGAGCTCCATTGGAGACtctaaaaaatgcaataaagag CAAATGCACCGATGCTGAACAGGAAAGCTCGTCAGTCTGTGCTCGCCTAAGTTCATGTACAGACAGAGTGATGAAGGAGATGAATGGAGTGGCAGAGGAGG GCACATCGCTGGAGGAAAGTGCTGGTTATTGTGGTCTCTTGCAGAGCTCTCTGGAGTCACTGACCGATTCATCCCTCCAGTGGTGCCATGcagccagaaacctgactgagcGACGTGCCGAGGAACAGCTAACCCTCACAGAGGAGAGCAAGACTTTAGTGCATGAGCTTCTGAAG CGTGCAGAGGAGCGCGGTCAAGCCACGGTAGAGGAGTGCCGAACTTGTCTTGCTCCAATGCAGCAGGAAGTGGAGGGGGTACTGAAGAGAGTGGGAGTGCAGGTGGACGAAGACCAGGCCATCCTACAACAGCACAAAGAAGAACTTTCGACTCTTACCATGCAGACCCTGAATACAGTTAACCACTTCCTGAGTAATGAACTCCAACAGGATCTGCCAACTG gTACAACACCAAAGCGTAAGGAGTACGAGTACCCACGTGTCCTGGTGCCACTGAGGAGCAGAACAGAGCTGGAGGATGAGTTTAGGGCTCAGCAGGAGCAGCTAATGAACGCTCTCAGTCAGTGTGAAGTCCTCACcgagggagaggaggaggagaaaccTGTGGATCAG GACTCTCTGGAGGATGAGGTTTGCAGCTCCAGTGATAGTAACTCGACCCAGCAGTCTATTTCAGAGGAGAACTTGATGTGCTATGAAGAAGGAAGGGTTCCATTCTTTAAG AAAAAgtccaaaaaagaaaacctcaacaacAAGTCTCTTAATCGTTCTAAGGTAGCTGAGAACGAGACCTCTGTGACGCCACCTCGGTCCAGATTACCTCTCAGGGCCCAAAATCAATGA